In one window of Pseudorasbora parva isolate DD20220531a chromosome 7, ASM2467924v1, whole genome shotgun sequence DNA:
- the virma gene encoding protein virilizer homolog isoform X2: MAGDSAMELLFLDTFKHQSAELTNVDVVRFPYGVLITEVRVIPPGIKAHSNLPDSRAFGETAPHAFQLDLFFNNVSKPNAPVFDRLGSLEYDENKSIIFRPNGKINTDGLVLRGWYTCLTLAVYGTAERPHSHERDSPPPPPPPPPQQQQLGSKRNIKLEWENEEQFNGSPPRPQPRGPRTPPGPPPPDDDDEEALPAPGPVKVENTEQGDDYLEPVSPERGSLPADETYSDAEQEDDEGPADDEVDEDVPSEGSEGDEEDEEDEVGDEVTDEDAEGDDGYEQISSDEEDLESGAFKLPAFDLDYTPEDLASLPTVQYDPYERDLRPLQHFTPPHITRYEAELRRLKTVDVQDSSSSWAESAAKLLELLEAWGEGQGAERGAGWVTALEEIPAYLVKGLSFLSIKDPDGLSGKLKRLVDWSCEALNLDSALAQPIALNLRQLKAGTKLASALADCGAQVVQDLLEKGIVGSLLGLLFAEHVSSTLKLYVLRSLDSIISEPQGIEALLRDHHHDNDGTSGYQRLLDLFLLDQTVRVATAGAAILHKGHFYEVLTDLQRTASVWAERHATGEVGEREESERESTEREGDEVERESPMDIDTLLESASLSEGDLERLQGLLEELLHLLETAPHCMVQPPGKAFPTNARITGPPERDDPYPTLYRYMHACHLLESLAVVLSYPATCAHIGVLQAVRELMRFLSQSQQGLLFLLSQHETINLLLRLLTPLTHLTPPSHLAPLTPLSEVEGEDAPAVGEGSIDDGFWVWLMQTLHALQGVAELNGAELEDGDNPDVLATLHSLYLISFSSTGRNAVAHAFSLDNNLSCLVNLVEFHAKEGQGEGKARKSVTYNYACMLVLLVIQTSSDLRMMEHYASPLLNVCKADENNAKLQELSKWMEPLEKLHFDISGIPTLIEYIKQNLENLMTADGVGLVSALRVLCHIACPPTTVPGQQKDLKWNQAIIALFSAEGMDTFIKVLQKLTSLLLLPWRLHGPMGPIAQRLMMLSVASCSLRLIRAMLTELLCGGTCEFRDVRVPSVCVALHKILCSTPTTGRLDAEELRIQGDVTEIMLTFTHAVSEQETGSEETVAGNSWSLMLKEVLNSILAAPENLYSSLSMLSELLPLPLPMQTTQALSVQDIGVAMNTRKLWSVHLHAQARVLQEVLRCVCVSSCPPLLSMLRRVCVQLCDLAAPTATLVMRTLLEQLQEEMQQEAAGSRLLRLLALLDSLASQRACKAAMLALLSGSARIEGRNDAKVEDKLSEFLPSLLAMLVLPTDAGLSAQQNAELTASIFQSLCDQDVSLVVSGSGEASVSEAEQLANALPTRDMMMCICDGMLEVLGNTHSSYALLLTCLRTMMFLTEHDYGLYHLKSSLKKHSLAVSSLIRRETTSFNKEFAELLSALFDFLRQILNSEAMDEDIDSRSLALSVSDMKQLLQWKEDSGEHPLSELEKHIMKLCKEDESLETLLENVAGLRQIIESSGDAPTNVEPETEPTLPAPEPLQTQFNHRTVYVLSDVLDEQLKALWFSPFQSDELETEVDMVKVDLVALAQQCCPDLDLKSELERSFLTEPTSPGHSKPTKGFRLGKHKHETFITSSGKSDYVEPAKRAHIMAAPRGRGRGAFGQLNRPHDIFRQRKQNTSRPPSMHVDDFLAAEFKEVGPPTGLALPKRPPKGGGAKPPTRGLFTGGTRGRGFQSHTRFFTPPAPKSVLLAGNYPRREGGRGSTWSTPVTAVTHRGTYSEPRGGQSNFTRPLPSRQPPTGAYRLAPRDRANRGRGTGLSWLSGGVSVGGGGISGGGRGQGKFSSGGSGGGRGRHVRSFTR, from the exons TTGACAAATGTGGATGTTGTGCGGTTTCCTTACGGTGTTTTGATCACAGAAGTAAGAGTCATTCCCCCTGGCATCAAAGCGCACAGCAACCTGCCTGACAGCAGAGCATTTGG GGAAACTGCCCCTCACGCATTCCAGCTGGACCTGTTCTTCAACAATGTGTCCAAACCCAACGCTCCAGTGTTTGACAGGCTGGGCAG CCTTGAGTACGATGAGAACAAATCAATCATCTTCAGGCCAAATGGAAAG ATAAACACAGATGGGTTGGTCCTGCGTGGATGGTACACATGCCTAACGTTGGCAGTGTACGGCACAGCGGAGCGCCCTCACAGCCACGAGCGGGACTCTCCACCACCTCCTCCACCCCCTCCGCCTCAACAGCAGCAGCTGGGATCCAAGAGAAACATTAAACTTG AGTGGGAGAATGAAGAGCAGTTTAACGGAAGCCCACCCAGACCACAACCCAGAGGGCCACGGACCCCACCAGGCCCCCCTCCTCCAGACGACGATGATGAGGAGGCGCTACCTGCACCTG GGCCAGTGAAGGTGGAGAACACAGAACAGGGTGATGATTACCTGGAGCCTGTCTCACCTGAGCGAGGGTCTCTTCCTGCCGATGAGACCTACTCGGACGCAGAGCAGGAGGACGACGAAGGACCGGCTGATGATGAGGTTGATGAAGATGTGCCGTCTGAGGGAAGCGAGGGGGATGAAGAGGATGAGGAAGATGAAGTGGGTGATGAGGTGACGGATGAAGATGCAGAAG GGGATGATGGATATGAGCAGATATCCAGTGATGAGGAAGATTTGGAGAGTGGGGCTTTCAAGCTGCCTGCATTTGACCTGGACTACACACCTGAGGACCTCGCCTCACTACCGACTGTTCAGTACGATCCGTATGAGCGTGACCTCCGACCCCTTCAGCACTTCACCCCTCCGCACATCACGCGATATGAGGCGGAGCTAAGACGCCTCAAAACTGTAGACGTCCAGGACTCAAGCTCCTCCTGGGCGGAGTCGGCAGCCAAACTCTTAGAGCTGTTAGAGGCCTGGGGGGAGGGACAGGGGGCAGAGCGAGGGGCAGGATGGGTAACTGCATTAGAGGAAATCCCTGCCTATCTAGTAAAAGGGTTGAGCTTCCTCTCTATAAAGGACCCTGACGGGCTGAGCGGAAAGTTAAAGCGGTTGGTCGACTGGAGCTGTGAAGCTCTTAATTTGGACTCAGCTCTGGCACAGCCCATAGCTCTGAACCTGCGCCAGCTCAAAGCAGGAACCAAACTGGCCTCTGCCCTGGCTGACTGTGGTGCCCAGGTTGTGCAGGATCTGCTGGAAAAAGGGATTGTTGGCAGCCTCCTGGGCTTGCTTTTTGCAGAGCATGTTTCCTCCACTCTGAAACTCTACGTGCTGCGCTCTCTTGACAGTATCATCAGTGAGCCCCAGGGCATTGAGGCACTGCTCAGAGACCATCACCATGACAATGATGGAACAAGTGGGTACCAGCGTCTGCTGGATCTGTTTCTGTTGGACCAGACCGTACGTGTCGCAACAGCCGGTGCAGCTATTTTACATAAGGGACATTTTTATGAAGTTTTGACTGACCTTCAGAGGACAGCCAGCGTTTGGGCTGAACGGCATGCCACGGGGGAGGTGGGTGAGCGAgaggagagcgagagagaaagcACTGAGAGGGAAGGAGATGAGGTAGAGCGGGAAAGCCCAATGGACATCGATACCTTGCTGGAATCTGCCTCTTTGTCAGAAGGTGACCTAGAGAGACTGCAAGGTCTCCTAGAGGAACTGCTCCACCTTCTGGAGACAGCACCGCACTGTATGGTGCAGCCTCCTGGGAAAGCTTTTCCCACCAATGCCCGGATTACTGGGCCACCAGAGCGAGATGATCCCTATCCAACACTGTACAG ataCATGCATGCATGTCACCTTCTGGAATCTCTGGCAGTTGTTCTGTCGTATCCGGCTACATGTGCCCACATCGGAGTCCTGCAGGCTGTCAGAGAGCTGATGCGTTTCCTGTCCCAGTCCCAACAGGGTCTGCTGTTCCTCCTTAGCCAGCACGAAACCATCAATTTGCTGCTTCGTCTCCTCACACCCCTTACTCACCTGACCCCACCCTCTCACTTGGCTCCACTGACACCTCTTTCAGAGGTTGAGGGTGAAGATGCTCCTGCAGTTGGAGAGGGGTCAATTGATGATGGTTTTTGGGTCTGGCTTATGCAAACTCTACATGCACTACAGGGTGTTGCTGAGCTGAATGGGGCAGAGCTTGAAGATGGCGATAATCCAGATGTTTTGGCAACACTTCACAGCCTGTATCTCATTAGCTTTAGCAGTACAGGCCGAAATGCTGTTGCGCACGCTTTTAGCTTGGATAATAACCTTAGCTGTCTGGTCAACCTGGTGGAGTTCCATGCCAAAGAGGGCCAAGG GGAAGGCAAAGCAAGGAAATCTGTAACATATAACTATGCCTGTATGCTTGTACTCCTGGTAATTCAAACGTCAAGTGATCTCCGTATGATGGAGCACTATGCCTCTCCACTACTTAATGTTTGCAAAGCTGATGAAAACAATGCCAAACTTCAAG aGCTGTCTAAGTGGATGGAGCCACttgaaaaattacattttgatatCAGTGGCATTCCTACACTTATTGAGTACATAAAGCAG AATCTGGAGAACTTGATGACAGCAGATGGAGTGGGTCTTGTAAGTGCCCTCAGAGTGTTGTGCCATATTGCTTGCCCTCCAACTACTGTGCCAG GTCAGCAGAAAGACTTGAAATGGAACCAGGCCATCATAGCCCTTTTTAGTGCAGAGGGCATGGACACGTTTATTAAAGTCCTCCAGAAGCTTACatcactgctgctgctgccatgGCGACTACATGGGCCAATGGGTCCCATAGCCCAGCGACTCATGATGCTGTCAGTGGCCTCCTGCTCGCTGAGACTCATCCGAGCCATGCTGACAGAGCTGCTGTGCGGGGGAACCTGTGAGTTCCGTGACGTGCGTGTGCCCTCTGTCTGTGTCGCCCTTCACAAGATCCTCTGCTCCACCCCGACAACCGGTCGCCTTGATGCAGAGGAGCTGCGTATACAGGGAGACGTGACTGAGATAATGTTAACATTCACACATGCGGTTAGTGAACAGGAGACGGGATCAGAGGAGACCGTGGCTGGAAACAGCTGGTCTCTGATGCTGAAGGAAGTGTTGAACTCTATACTGGCTGCTCCAGAGAACCTCTACAGCAGCCTCAGTATGCTGTCAGAACTGCTTCCTCTGCCTCTGCCAATGCAGACCACACAG GCACTATCAGTGCAAGACATAGGGGTTGCAATGAACACGCGAAAGTTGTGGAGTGTGCACTTACACGCACAGGCTCGAGTATTACAGGAAGTGCTGAGGTGCGTGTGTGTCAGCAGCTGTCCGCCTCTCCTCTCCATGCTCCGGCGTGTGTGTGTACAACTCTGCGATCTTGCTGCACCCACTGCCACTCTGGTTATGAGGACATTGCTGGAGCAGCTGCAGGAGGAAATGCAACA GGAGGCAGCTGGCTCACGCTTGTTAAGGTTACTAGCCCTCCTCGACTCGCTGGCATCTCAACGGGCTTGCAAGGCGGCCATGTTGGCTCTGCTGAGTGGGTCTGCACGCATTGAGGGGCGGAATGATGCTAAAGTGGAGGACAAACTATCAGAGTTTCTTCCCTCTCTGCTTGCCATGCTTGTCCTACCCACAGATGCCGGCCTGTCAGCACAGCAGAACGCTGAATTGACAGCTTCCATCTTTCAGTCACTCTGTGACCAGGATGTGTCACTGGTCGTAAGTGGCTCGGGTGAAGCGTCAGTGTCGGAGGCAGAGCAGCTAGCTAACGCACTGCCAACCAGAGATATGATGATGTGCATATGTGATGGGATGTTGGAAGTGTTGGGAAATACACACAGCAGCTATGCGCTCCTGCTCACATGTCTGAGAACCATGATGTTTCTTACAGAGCACGACTACGGTCTCTATCACCTCAAAAG CTCTCTGAAGAAACACAGCTTGGCCGTTTCCTCTCTGATCCGCAGGGAAACCACATCATTTAATAAAGAGTTTGCTGAGCTTCTTTCAGCCCTGTTTGACTTTTTGAGACAGATCCTGAACAGTGAAGCTATG GATGAAGACATAGACAGTCGATCTTTGGCGCTTAGTGTGAGCGACATGAAGCAGCTGCTGCAGTGGAAGGAGGACTCAGGGGAGCATCCGTTATCAGAACTGGAGAAACATATCATG AAGCTCTGTAAGGAGGATGAGTCTTTGGAAACTCTGCTTGAGAATGTGGCTGGACTGCGACAGATTATCGAAAGTTCTGGAGATGCCCCAACTAATGTAGAGCCTGAAACTGAGCCCACTTTACCCGCACCGGAGCCCCTTCAGACACAGTTCAATCACAG GACAGTTTATGTTCTCTCAGATGTCCTGGACGAGCAGTTAAAGGCCCTGTGGTTCTCTCCATTCCAGTCAGATGAGTTGGAGACAGAAGTAGACATG GTGAAAGTAGACCTAGTTGCTCTGGCCCAGCAGTGTTGTCCAGACTTAGACCTGAAGTCAGAGTTAGAACGATCGTTCCTCACTGAACCCACTTCCCCAGGACACAGCAAACCGACCAAAGGCTTCAGACTGGGCAAGCACAAACATGAGACTTTCATCACATCCAG TGGGAAGTCAGATTATGTGGAGCCTGCAAAACGAGCTCATATAATGGCAGCCCCTCGGGGTCGGGGCCGTGGTGCATTTGGCCAGCTCAATCGACCGCATGACATTTTCCGCCAGCGCAAGCAGAACACCAGTCGGCCTCCTTCCATGCATGTAGATGATTTCCTTGCCGCAGAGTTCAAGGAGGTGGGTCCGCCCACTGGCCTGGCCCTACCCAAACGACCACCAAAGGGAGGAGGAGCCAAGCCACCGACTAGAGGCTTGTTCACTGGAGGAACCAGAGGGAGAGGCTTCCAGAGTCACACCCGCTTCTTCACCCCACCAGCCCCCAAGAGTGTTCTACTCGCTG GAAACTATCCACGTCGTGAAGGTGGTCGTGGCTCCACTTGGAGCACTCCGGTGACAGCTGTCACTCACAGAGGGACTTACAGTGAACCTCGCGGAGGACAAAGCAACTTCACCCGACCGTTGCCCTCCAGACAGCCACCTACAG GTGCTTACCGATTGGCTCCTCGAGACAGAGCCAACAGAGGCAGAGGGACAGGCCTGTCCTGGTTGAGTGGTGGAGTAAGTGTGGGAGGAGGTGGAATAAGTGGCGGTGGACGTGGTCAAGGGAAGTTCAGCAGTGGAGGAAGCGGAGGCGGACGGGGCCGACACGTCCGCTCATTTACTCGCTAA
- the virma gene encoding protein virilizer homolog isoform X1 encodes MAGDSAMELLFLDTFKHQSAELTNVDVVRFPYGVLITEVRVIPPGIKAHSNLPDSRAFGETAPHAFQLDLFFNNVSKPNAPVFDRLGSLEYDENKSIIFRPNGKINTDGLVLRGWYTCLTLAVYGTAERPHSHERDSPPPPPPPPPQQQQLGSKRNIKLAEWENEEQFNGSPPRPQPRGPRTPPGPPPPDDDDEEALPAPGPVKVENTEQGDDYLEPVSPERGSLPADETYSDAEQEDDEGPADDEVDEDVPSEGSEGDEEDEEDEVGDEVTDEDAEGDDGYEQISSDEEDLESGAFKLPAFDLDYTPEDLASLPTVQYDPYERDLRPLQHFTPPHITRYEAELRRLKTVDVQDSSSSWAESAAKLLELLEAWGEGQGAERGAGWVTALEEIPAYLVKGLSFLSIKDPDGLSGKLKRLVDWSCEALNLDSALAQPIALNLRQLKAGTKLASALADCGAQVVQDLLEKGIVGSLLGLLFAEHVSSTLKLYVLRSLDSIISEPQGIEALLRDHHHDNDGTSGYQRLLDLFLLDQTVRVATAGAAILHKGHFYEVLTDLQRTASVWAERHATGEVGEREESERESTEREGDEVERESPMDIDTLLESASLSEGDLERLQGLLEELLHLLETAPHCMVQPPGKAFPTNARITGPPERDDPYPTLYRYMHACHLLESLAVVLSYPATCAHIGVLQAVRELMRFLSQSQQGLLFLLSQHETINLLLRLLTPLTHLTPPSHLAPLTPLSEVEGEDAPAVGEGSIDDGFWVWLMQTLHALQGVAELNGAELEDGDNPDVLATLHSLYLISFSSTGRNAVAHAFSLDNNLSCLVNLVEFHAKEGQGEGKARKSVTYNYACMLVLLVIQTSSDLRMMEHYASPLLNVCKADENNAKLQELSKWMEPLEKLHFDISGIPTLIEYIKQNLENLMTADGVGLVSALRVLCHIACPPTTVPGQQKDLKWNQAIIALFSAEGMDTFIKVLQKLTSLLLLPWRLHGPMGPIAQRLMMLSVASCSLRLIRAMLTELLCGGTCEFRDVRVPSVCVALHKILCSTPTTGRLDAEELRIQGDVTEIMLTFTHAVSEQETGSEETVAGNSWSLMLKEVLNSILAAPENLYSSLSMLSELLPLPLPMQTTQALSVQDIGVAMNTRKLWSVHLHAQARVLQEVLRCVCVSSCPPLLSMLRRVCVQLCDLAAPTATLVMRTLLEQLQEEMQQEAAGSRLLRLLALLDSLASQRACKAAMLALLSGSARIEGRNDAKVEDKLSEFLPSLLAMLVLPTDAGLSAQQNAELTASIFQSLCDQDVSLVVSGSGEASVSEAEQLANALPTRDMMMCICDGMLEVLGNTHSSYALLLTCLRTMMFLTEHDYGLYHLKSSLKKHSLAVSSLIRRETTSFNKEFAELLSALFDFLRQILNSEAMDEDIDSRSLALSVSDMKQLLQWKEDSGEHPLSELEKHIMKLCKEDESLETLLENVAGLRQIIESSGDAPTNVEPETEPTLPAPEPLQTQFNHRTVYVLSDVLDEQLKALWFSPFQSDELETEVDMVKVDLVALAQQCCPDLDLKSELERSFLTEPTSPGHSKPTKGFRLGKHKHETFITSSGKSDYVEPAKRAHIMAAPRGRGRGAFGQLNRPHDIFRQRKQNTSRPPSMHVDDFLAAEFKEVGPPTGLALPKRPPKGGGAKPPTRGLFTGGTRGRGFQSHTRFFTPPAPKSVLLAGNYPRREGGRGSTWSTPVTAVTHRGTYSEPRGGQSNFTRPLPSRQPPTGAYRLAPRDRANRGRGTGLSWLSGGVSVGGGGISGGGRGQGKFSSGGSGGGRGRHVRSFTR; translated from the exons TTGACAAATGTGGATGTTGTGCGGTTTCCTTACGGTGTTTTGATCACAGAAGTAAGAGTCATTCCCCCTGGCATCAAAGCGCACAGCAACCTGCCTGACAGCAGAGCATTTGG GGAAACTGCCCCTCACGCATTCCAGCTGGACCTGTTCTTCAACAATGTGTCCAAACCCAACGCTCCAGTGTTTGACAGGCTGGGCAG CCTTGAGTACGATGAGAACAAATCAATCATCTTCAGGCCAAATGGAAAG ATAAACACAGATGGGTTGGTCCTGCGTGGATGGTACACATGCCTAACGTTGGCAGTGTACGGCACAGCGGAGCGCCCTCACAGCCACGAGCGGGACTCTCCACCACCTCCTCCACCCCCTCCGCCTCAACAGCAGCAGCTGGGATCCAAGAGAAACATTAAACTTG CAGAGTGGGAGAATGAAGAGCAGTTTAACGGAAGCCCACCCAGACCACAACCCAGAGGGCCACGGACCCCACCAGGCCCCCCTCCTCCAGACGACGATGATGAGGAGGCGCTACCTGCACCTG GGCCAGTGAAGGTGGAGAACACAGAACAGGGTGATGATTACCTGGAGCCTGTCTCACCTGAGCGAGGGTCTCTTCCTGCCGATGAGACCTACTCGGACGCAGAGCAGGAGGACGACGAAGGACCGGCTGATGATGAGGTTGATGAAGATGTGCCGTCTGAGGGAAGCGAGGGGGATGAAGAGGATGAGGAAGATGAAGTGGGTGATGAGGTGACGGATGAAGATGCAGAAG GGGATGATGGATATGAGCAGATATCCAGTGATGAGGAAGATTTGGAGAGTGGGGCTTTCAAGCTGCCTGCATTTGACCTGGACTACACACCTGAGGACCTCGCCTCACTACCGACTGTTCAGTACGATCCGTATGAGCGTGACCTCCGACCCCTTCAGCACTTCACCCCTCCGCACATCACGCGATATGAGGCGGAGCTAAGACGCCTCAAAACTGTAGACGTCCAGGACTCAAGCTCCTCCTGGGCGGAGTCGGCAGCCAAACTCTTAGAGCTGTTAGAGGCCTGGGGGGAGGGACAGGGGGCAGAGCGAGGGGCAGGATGGGTAACTGCATTAGAGGAAATCCCTGCCTATCTAGTAAAAGGGTTGAGCTTCCTCTCTATAAAGGACCCTGACGGGCTGAGCGGAAAGTTAAAGCGGTTGGTCGACTGGAGCTGTGAAGCTCTTAATTTGGACTCAGCTCTGGCACAGCCCATAGCTCTGAACCTGCGCCAGCTCAAAGCAGGAACCAAACTGGCCTCTGCCCTGGCTGACTGTGGTGCCCAGGTTGTGCAGGATCTGCTGGAAAAAGGGATTGTTGGCAGCCTCCTGGGCTTGCTTTTTGCAGAGCATGTTTCCTCCACTCTGAAACTCTACGTGCTGCGCTCTCTTGACAGTATCATCAGTGAGCCCCAGGGCATTGAGGCACTGCTCAGAGACCATCACCATGACAATGATGGAACAAGTGGGTACCAGCGTCTGCTGGATCTGTTTCTGTTGGACCAGACCGTACGTGTCGCAACAGCCGGTGCAGCTATTTTACATAAGGGACATTTTTATGAAGTTTTGACTGACCTTCAGAGGACAGCCAGCGTTTGGGCTGAACGGCATGCCACGGGGGAGGTGGGTGAGCGAgaggagagcgagagagaaagcACTGAGAGGGAAGGAGATGAGGTAGAGCGGGAAAGCCCAATGGACATCGATACCTTGCTGGAATCTGCCTCTTTGTCAGAAGGTGACCTAGAGAGACTGCAAGGTCTCCTAGAGGAACTGCTCCACCTTCTGGAGACAGCACCGCACTGTATGGTGCAGCCTCCTGGGAAAGCTTTTCCCACCAATGCCCGGATTACTGGGCCACCAGAGCGAGATGATCCCTATCCAACACTGTACAG ataCATGCATGCATGTCACCTTCTGGAATCTCTGGCAGTTGTTCTGTCGTATCCGGCTACATGTGCCCACATCGGAGTCCTGCAGGCTGTCAGAGAGCTGATGCGTTTCCTGTCCCAGTCCCAACAGGGTCTGCTGTTCCTCCTTAGCCAGCACGAAACCATCAATTTGCTGCTTCGTCTCCTCACACCCCTTACTCACCTGACCCCACCCTCTCACTTGGCTCCACTGACACCTCTTTCAGAGGTTGAGGGTGAAGATGCTCCTGCAGTTGGAGAGGGGTCAATTGATGATGGTTTTTGGGTCTGGCTTATGCAAACTCTACATGCACTACAGGGTGTTGCTGAGCTGAATGGGGCAGAGCTTGAAGATGGCGATAATCCAGATGTTTTGGCAACACTTCACAGCCTGTATCTCATTAGCTTTAGCAGTACAGGCCGAAATGCTGTTGCGCACGCTTTTAGCTTGGATAATAACCTTAGCTGTCTGGTCAACCTGGTGGAGTTCCATGCCAAAGAGGGCCAAGG GGAAGGCAAAGCAAGGAAATCTGTAACATATAACTATGCCTGTATGCTTGTACTCCTGGTAATTCAAACGTCAAGTGATCTCCGTATGATGGAGCACTATGCCTCTCCACTACTTAATGTTTGCAAAGCTGATGAAAACAATGCCAAACTTCAAG aGCTGTCTAAGTGGATGGAGCCACttgaaaaattacattttgatatCAGTGGCATTCCTACACTTATTGAGTACATAAAGCAG AATCTGGAGAACTTGATGACAGCAGATGGAGTGGGTCTTGTAAGTGCCCTCAGAGTGTTGTGCCATATTGCTTGCCCTCCAACTACTGTGCCAG GTCAGCAGAAAGACTTGAAATGGAACCAGGCCATCATAGCCCTTTTTAGTGCAGAGGGCATGGACACGTTTATTAAAGTCCTCCAGAAGCTTACatcactgctgctgctgccatgGCGACTACATGGGCCAATGGGTCCCATAGCCCAGCGACTCATGATGCTGTCAGTGGCCTCCTGCTCGCTGAGACTCATCCGAGCCATGCTGACAGAGCTGCTGTGCGGGGGAACCTGTGAGTTCCGTGACGTGCGTGTGCCCTCTGTCTGTGTCGCCCTTCACAAGATCCTCTGCTCCACCCCGACAACCGGTCGCCTTGATGCAGAGGAGCTGCGTATACAGGGAGACGTGACTGAGATAATGTTAACATTCACACATGCGGTTAGTGAACAGGAGACGGGATCAGAGGAGACCGTGGCTGGAAACAGCTGGTCTCTGATGCTGAAGGAAGTGTTGAACTCTATACTGGCTGCTCCAGAGAACCTCTACAGCAGCCTCAGTATGCTGTCAGAACTGCTTCCTCTGCCTCTGCCAATGCAGACCACACAG GCACTATCAGTGCAAGACATAGGGGTTGCAATGAACACGCGAAAGTTGTGGAGTGTGCACTTACACGCACAGGCTCGAGTATTACAGGAAGTGCTGAGGTGCGTGTGTGTCAGCAGCTGTCCGCCTCTCCTCTCCATGCTCCGGCGTGTGTGTGTACAACTCTGCGATCTTGCTGCACCCACTGCCACTCTGGTTATGAGGACATTGCTGGAGCAGCTGCAGGAGGAAATGCAACA GGAGGCAGCTGGCTCACGCTTGTTAAGGTTACTAGCCCTCCTCGACTCGCTGGCATCTCAACGGGCTTGCAAGGCGGCCATGTTGGCTCTGCTGAGTGGGTCTGCACGCATTGAGGGGCGGAATGATGCTAAAGTGGAGGACAAACTATCAGAGTTTCTTCCCTCTCTGCTTGCCATGCTTGTCCTACCCACAGATGCCGGCCTGTCAGCACAGCAGAACGCTGAATTGACAGCTTCCATCTTTCAGTCACTCTGTGACCAGGATGTGTCACTGGTCGTAAGTGGCTCGGGTGAAGCGTCAGTGTCGGAGGCAGAGCAGCTAGCTAACGCACTGCCAACCAGAGATATGATGATGTGCATATGTGATGGGATGTTGGAAGTGTTGGGAAATACACACAGCAGCTATGCGCTCCTGCTCACATGTCTGAGAACCATGATGTTTCTTACAGAGCACGACTACGGTCTCTATCACCTCAAAAG CTCTCTGAAGAAACACAGCTTGGCCGTTTCCTCTCTGATCCGCAGGGAAACCACATCATTTAATAAAGAGTTTGCTGAGCTTCTTTCAGCCCTGTTTGACTTTTTGAGACAGATCCTGAACAGTGAAGCTATG GATGAAGACATAGACAGTCGATCTTTGGCGCTTAGTGTGAGCGACATGAAGCAGCTGCTGCAGTGGAAGGAGGACTCAGGGGAGCATCCGTTATCAGAACTGGAGAAACATATCATG AAGCTCTGTAAGGAGGATGAGTCTTTGGAAACTCTGCTTGAGAATGTGGCTGGACTGCGACAGATTATCGAAAGTTCTGGAGATGCCCCAACTAATGTAGAGCCTGAAACTGAGCCCACTTTACCCGCACCGGAGCCCCTTCAGACACAGTTCAATCACAG GACAGTTTATGTTCTCTCAGATGTCCTGGACGAGCAGTTAAAGGCCCTGTGGTTCTCTCCATTCCAGTCAGATGAGTTGGAGACAGAAGTAGACATG GTGAAAGTAGACCTAGTTGCTCTGGCCCAGCAGTGTTGTCCAGACTTAGACCTGAAGTCAGAGTTAGAACGATCGTTCCTCACTGAACCCACTTCCCCAGGACACAGCAAACCGACCAAAGGCTTCAGACTGGGCAAGCACAAACATGAGACTTTCATCACATCCAG TGGGAAGTCAGATTATGTGGAGCCTGCAAAACGAGCTCATATAATGGCAGCCCCTCGGGGTCGGGGCCGTGGTGCATTTGGCCAGCTCAATCGACCGCATGACATTTTCCGCCAGCGCAAGCAGAACACCAGTCGGCCTCCTTCCATGCATGTAGATGATTTCCTTGCCGCAGAGTTCAAGGAGGTGGGTCCGCCCACTGGCCTGGCCCTACCCAAACGACCACCAAAGGGAGGAGGAGCCAAGCCACCGACTAGAGGCTTGTTCACTGGAGGAACCAGAGGGAGAGGCTTCCAGAGTCACACCCGCTTCTTCACCCCACCAGCCCCCAAGAGTGTTCTACTCGCTG GAAACTATCCACGTCGTGAAGGTGGTCGTGGCTCCACTTGGAGCACTCCGGTGACAGCTGTCACTCACAGAGGGACTTACAGTGAACCTCGCGGAGGACAAAGCAACTTCACCCGACCGTTGCCCTCCAGACAGCCACCTACAG GTGCTTACCGATTGGCTCCTCGAGACAGAGCCAACAGAGGCAGAGGGACAGGCCTGTCCTGGTTGAGTGGTGGAGTAAGTGTGGGAGGAGGTGGAATAAGTGGCGGTGGACGTGGTCAAGGGAAGTTCAGCAGTGGAGGAAGCGGAGGCGGACGGGGCCGACACGTCCGCTCATTTACTCGCTAA